A DNA window from Camelina sativa cultivar DH55 chromosome 17, Cs, whole genome shotgun sequence contains the following coding sequences:
- the LOC104754625 gene encoding 26S proteasome non-ATPase regulatory subunit 1 homolog B-like has protein sequence MAAAAMVSSAGGLLAMLNEPHPSLKLHALSYLNRLVDQFWPEISTSVPIILYEDEEFDQHQRQLAALLVSKVFYYLGELNDSLSYALGAGSLFDVSEDSDYVHTLLAKAIDEYAILRSKAVESSEAVEIDPRLEAIVERMLDKCITDGKYQQAMGIAIECRRLDKLEEAIVKSENVQGTLSYCINVSHSFVNHREYRHEVLRLLVNVYQKLASPDYLSICQCLMFLDEPQGVASILEKLLRSESKDDALLALQIAFDLVENEHQAFLMSVRDRLPAPKTRPVETVQAVETSTAQNENNAEDVQMADDTPSQTIVHETIPADAVYAERLTKVKGILSGETSIQLTLQFLYSHNKSDLLILKTIKQSVEMRNSVCHSATIYANAIMHAGTTVDTFLRENLDWLSRATNWAKFSATAGLGVIHSGHLQQGRSLMAPYLPQRGAGGGGSPYSEGGALYALGLIHANHGEGIKQFLRDSLRSTSVEVIQHGACLGLGLAALGTADEDIYDDIKSVLYTDSAVAGEAAGISMGLLLVGTATDKASEMLAYAHETQHEKIIRGLALGIALTVYGREEGADTLIEQMTRDQDPIIRYGGMYALALAYSGTANNKAIRQLLHFAVSDVSDDVRRTAVLALGFVLYSDPEQTPRIVSLLSESYNPHVRYGAALAVGISCAGTGLSEAISLLEPLTSDVVDFVRQGALIAMAMVMVQISEASDSRVGAFRRQLEKIILDKHEDTMSKMGAILASGILDAGGRNVTIRLLSKTKHDKVTAVIGLAVFSQFWYWYPLIYFISLAFSPTAFIGLNYDLKVPKFEFMSHAKPSLFEYPKPTTVATANTAAKLPTAVLSTSVKAKARAKKEAEQKANAERSGNDAGKGKAASDEKEADSMQVDSTATTVEKKVEPEATFEILVNPARVVPSQEKYIKLMEETRYVPVKLAPSGFVLLRDLRPHEPEVLSLTDAPTSTASPADGAAATGQGEQATTTSAMAVDDEPQPPQAFEYSSP, from the exons ATGGCGGCCGCCGCTATGGTTAGTTCGGCCGGTGGGTTACTGGCAATGCTCAATGAACCCCATCCTTCCTTGAAACTTCACGCTCTCTCTTATCTCAACAGATTGGTTGACCAATTTTGGCCCGAGATCTCCACCAGTGTTCCCATCAT CTTGTACGAAGATGAAGAGTTTGATCAGCATCAACGACAGCTTGCTGCATTGTTGGTCTCCAAG GTTTTCTATTACTTGGGTGAACTTAACGATTCATTGTCCTATGCCCTTGGAGCTGGATCCTTATTTGATGTTTCCGAGGATTCTGATTATGTTCATACTCTACTTG CTAAAGCAATAGATGAGTATGCTATTCTCAGATCCAAGGCAGTCGAGTCAAGTGAGGCTGTGGAAATTGACCCGAGACTGGAGGCCATTGTTGAACGAATGCTAGACAA ATGTATCACTGACGGAAAGTATCAACAAGCCATGGGCATTGCTATAGAATGTCGGAGATTGGATAAGTTGGAAGAAGCGATTGTAAAGAGTGAAAATGTGCAGGGAACATTATCTTACTGCATCAATGTTTCCCACTCTTTTGTTAACCACAGAGAATATAGACATGAG GTTCTTCGGTTACTTGTTAATGTCTACCAGAAGCTGGCTTCTCCTGATTATTTGAGCATTTGTCAATGCCTTATGTTTTTGGATGAACCACAAGGTGTTGCGAGCATATTGGAGAAGCTTCTTCGCTCAGAGAGTAAGGATGATGCTTTATTGGCTTTGCAAATCGCTTTCGATCTCGTAGAGAATGAGCACCAGGCATTTCTCATGAGTGTGAGAGACCGCCTTCCAGCACCCAAGACCCGTCCTGTAGAAACAGTTCAAGCCGTTGAGACTTCTACTGCTCAAAATGAGAACAATGCAGAGGATGTCCAGATGGCGGATGACACTCCATCTCAGACAATTGTGCATGAAACGATTCCTGCTGACGCTGTGTATGCTGAGAGGTTAACAAAGGTTAAGGGAATTTTATCTGGAGAGACATCAATACAGCTGACCCTCCAGTTTCTTTACAGCCATAACAA ATCGGACTTGCTAATCCTGAAGACAATAAAACAGTCCGTTGAGATGCGGAACAGTGTATGTCACAGTGCTACAATATATGCTAATGCTATAATGCATGCTGGAACGACGGTTGACACTTTCCTCAGGGAGAATTTG GATTGGCTAAGCAGGGCCACCAATTGGGCGAAGTTTAGTGCTACAGCAGGATTAGGTGTTATTCATAGTGGTCACTTACAACAAGGCAGGTCACTGATGGCTCCATACTTGCCTCAGAGAGGAGCAGGTGGTGGTGGGAGTCCTTATTCCGAAGGGGGTGCTTTATATGCTCTTGGCCTTATTCATGCCAACCATGGTGAGGGAATCAAGCAATTTCTTCGTGATAGCCTACGCAGCACTAGTGTTGAG GTTATTCAACATGGAGCTTGTTTAGGTCTTGGTTTGGCTGCCCTTGGGACAGCTGATGAAGACATATACGATGATATCAAAAGCGTGCTTTACACTGACAGTGCTGTTGCTGGTGAAGCTGCCGGCATTAGCATGGGTCTATTGTTGGTTGGAACTGCAACTGATAAGGCAAGTGAGATGCTCGCTTATGCTCACGAGACTCAGCATGAGAAGATAATAAG GGGATTGGCTCTAGGAATAGCTCTCACAGTATATGGTAGAGAAGAGGGAGCAGATACATTGATTGAGCAGATGACTAGAGATCAAGATCCTATCATCCGTTACGGTGGAATGTATGCACTCGCATTGGCTTACAGTGGAACCGCTAACAACAAAGCCATCCGCCAACTCCTTCACTTTGCCGTGTCTGATGTGAGTGACGATGTCAGGAGGACTGCTGTTCTTGCACTTGGATTTGTCTTATACTCTGATCCAGAGCAG ACTCCCCGTATTGTATCCCTTCTTTCTGAGTCGTACAATCCGCATGTCCGCTATGGCGCAGCTCTTGCAGTTGGCATCTCTTGTGCAGGCACTGGCCTGAGTGAGGCAATATCCTTATTGGAGCCACTTACATCAGATGTGGTGGACTTTGTTCGTCAAGGTGCTCTGATTGCCATGGCGATGGTGATGGTCCAAATTAGTGAAGCAAGCGATTCTCGTGTTGGAGCATTTAG GCGTCAACTTGAGAAGATAATACTTGACAAGCATGAAGATACAATGAGCAAGATGGGAGCAATTTTGGCTTCAGGTATTCTTGATGCTGGTGGAAGGAATGTGACGATAAGACTGCTCTCTAAGACAAAACATGACAAAGTCACTGCGGTCATTGGCCTCGCTGTCTTTAGCCAGTTTTGGTATTGGTACCCATTGATTTACTTCATAAGCTTGGCGTTCTCACCAACCGCGTTCATCGGTTTGAACTACGATCTCAAAGTCCCGAAGTTTGAATTCATGTCGCACGCAAAACCATCTTTGTTCGAGTATCCAAAACCAACCACGGTTGCTACTGCCAACACCGCTGCCAAATTACCAACTGCTGTGCTCTCAACCTCAGTCAAAGCGAAAGCTAGGGCTAAGAAAGAAGCAGAGCAGAAAGCTAATGCCGAAAGGTCTGGCAACGATGCTGGAAAAGGAAAAGCAGCGTCAGATGAGAAGGAAGCAGACTCTATGCAG GTTGATAGCACAGCTACAACAGTGGAGAAGAAGGTTGAGCCAGAAGCGACGTTTGAGATTCTAGTGAACCCTGCTCGTGTAGTCCCTTCACAGGAGAAATACATAAAATTGATGGAGGAAACTAGATATGTACCGGTGAAGTTAGCTCCATCAGGGTTTGTCCTTCTAAGAGACTTGCGTCCTCATGAGCCTGAGGTTCTGTCTTTGACTGATGCACCAACTTCAACAGCATCTCCTGCTGACGGTGCGGCAGCTACAGGACAAGGCGAACAAGCAACAACCACCTCGGCTATGGCCGTAGATGACGAGCCACAACCTCCACAAGCCTTTGAATACTCCTctccatga